The window ATCCCTTCTTTCAATTGACAAGCCGTAACTAAACTATCCGATTGTCCACTCTTTATTTGTTTAATTCGATGCATTGCCATGTTAGGATGAAAGAAAATTTCATCATGTCCTTTTTCATAATAACTCAGCCCACGTTGGTTATTCACAACAAAAATCTGTGCATCTTTATGTTCTAACATATACTTTACTGTTTTTTTATTTCGAGCAATGTATGGAACGTTTAATGACTCAGAAAGTTTTTTTGCTTTTACAATCAGTTCTTCTGTTTCATCAAATGCTGTAGTAATAATCATCATGTCACCGCTTTTCGTTAATCTCTATCTTTCTATTTTGACAGATAATTGTTTCAAGTTCAAGACGTTTTAAAAACTTCTTTTCCTAACCTTAAAGACTAGTTTAAACTTAAAAAACCGCTACTTAAACTAAGATTAGCGGTTTAATAAATATACGAGAAATATCTAATTGAGGTTTAAAAATCTGATTCATGCTTCACATCTAATAAAAATACGTTTATTTTTATATAGCCAGTTCTTTAACTCTTTCAGTTTCTAACTGATCTTTTTGATCAGTTGTTTTTGTTTGAATAAACGAGACCTTCTCAGCAACAACTTCAACGACACGAATTGATTTATGATTAGGAATTTCGTATGTTTTATGAACTAGACGGCCTTTAACACCGATAATAGCACCTTTACCACAATACTCAACAACGTTTCGTGCAATTCCTTCCCAGAGGGTGATATTTATAAAATCCGTTTCGTACTCACCAGTTGCAGCATTTTTAAATGAGCGTGTGACTGCGAGTGTAATCGTTGATACTCTCTTTCCATCTTGTGTTTGTATTAACTCAGGTTGACGCACCACTCGACCAACTAAAACAACATTATTTAACATTAAAATCATCTCCTTTAGAGTTTGTTTGTTCATATTCACTTATATATACGATCTGCCCTATCTATTTCCTTTTATCATTTATTTATTTTTTACTCCGAAAACGTGTTCATTCTGATTTTGAGTTTTGAACACAAAAAGGACACATAACTTTGTCGAATTTTGATATAATTTCATATGTATTCATGAACACCCCCCCCGTTCATGCAATACATTCCTTTCATTATTGTTTTTCATTCCATTTTTAATTTTTTACATCCCCTCATCAAACAAACGTATTGGGTTATGAACTTAGCAAACTTTTTTCGCTAAGTACCAATGCAACCTTATACTATTCCCCTCTCGGAGAACTGATGCCCCCCATCGGTTCTCCTTTTTTTATTTATCATAAAAAGCTCCCCGATGGGGAGCTTTTTATGCTTGTTTAGGTAATAATTTGAAGATACTCATATGATCATCAACAAAATAATTTTGAGCTAATTGATGTAAATCCTCAATCGTTAATTCATCTAAAACATCTACAATTGAAAATAATTGAACACCATTAAAAGCATACTGGGTAAATTGATTAGCAATAAACTCAACTGAGTTTAAAGCGGATAAGAAACGACCTACCTTTTTATTTTTAATTCGATTAAACTCTGATTCATCAAATGTCATATTAGGGATAGATAATAATGTTTCTTTTAAACTAGCAGCTAGTTCATCTGGATAACGAGTGTCTCCACCGATAATTGAAAATCCAAATGATTGCTCACAGTTTGTTTCATATGAGAACGTATCGTTAATATATCCTTTATCTAACATTTCCTCATAGTATGCTGAAGAACTACCAAACATTAAATCAAAAATAATATCTAAGGCCACTTCTTTTTTCAAAAGATCTTTTCCCTCACCATGATTAATGGCGTCCTTAACTCCAACAAATACTTTTGCTGTTCCTACTTCCATCTCTAATGTACTTTCTTTACGAACAACTTGCGGTAATTCTTTAGGATATTGACGAGGAATCGTATCTTCTTTTTGATAATCTTTTTTTGATTGATTGTCACGAACTAAAGTCATCATTTCTTGTACATCAAAATCGCCAATTACAAATAATAACATATTTGATGGATGATAGAAGGTATTATAGCATTCGTACAATAAGTCTGCCGTAATATCCTGAATGGATTCTACTGTTCCTGCAATATCTATTTTTACTGGATGTTCTTTAAATAAATTTCCGATGATTTCATAATATGAACGAAAATCAGGATTGTCATCATACATCTTAATTTCTTGTGCGATGATTCCTTTTTCTTTCTCAACAGTTTGCTCCGTAAAATACGGTGATTGGACAAAGTCAATTAATGTCGTTAAATTTTCTTTTAACTCACTTGTACATGAGAATAAATAACATGTTCTTGTAAATGACGTAAAAGCATTCGAAGAAGCACTGTGTGCTGAGAATGTTTCAAAGACATCATAGTCTTTCTTTTCAAATAGCTTGTGCTCTAAAAAGTGAGCAATTCCATCCGGAACACGTTTCATTTCACTTTGACCAATCGGCACGAATTGATTATCAATTGATCCATATTTTGTTGTGAACGTCGCAAATGATTTATTAAATCCTGCCTTAGGTAACATGTAAACCTCTAAACCATTTTCTAATTGTTCATAATATAGCTTTTCTTGTAATTGGGGAAATTCTTTAAACTCCATTATTCTGCCACCTCTTTCCCAGTTAAGAAGAAAATCGAATCTTCTTTAATTTTTTTAGCGACTGAGACAATTTGATCAGCTGTAATTGAATTGACTTCACGAACCCATTCTTCTACTGTTAATGGTTTTGATAATAAGCGATTTAGTGCCTCATGTGCCATCATCCCTGAAGCTTGATCCATTGATTCTAATTTTGAATTAATTAATGATTTTTTAGCTAAATCCATTTCTTTATCTGTAAAATTACCCGCCATCATGTCTTTTAGCTGTTTATCAATAATTTTTAATGCTTTTTCATAGTTTTGCGATTCAATACCTGAATAAACATACATTAAACCTTTGTAATTATCTAAGCGAGAAGCACAGTAATAACATAAAGATTCTTTTTCACGAACATTTATGAATAATTTAGAGTGAGCATAGCCTCCGAACATGGCATTAAATACTAGTAAAGGTAAGTAATCTTCATCTCCAATACGAGTATACGTACGATATCCTATATTTAATTTACCTTGAGCAATATCTTGTTCTTCTTTAATAACTTTTACTTCTTCAATGACTTTATCTTCTTTATCAATCACTTGTAAGTTAACTGAACGATGTTGAAAATCAAAGTATTTTTTGAAAATATCATGCACTTTTTCATGATCAATATCTCCAACTACTGTAATATTTACTTGATTTTCATTTAACATTTGCTGATAAGTTTCTACTAAAGACTTAGCACTAATGTTTACTAAATCTTCTACATATCCAGTTGAATTAATACTAAAGCTTTCATTTTGACACATCGTCTCCAC of the Turicibacter sp. TJ11 genome contains:
- the yfmH gene encoding EF-P 5-aminopentanol modification-associated protein YfmH, which gives rise to MEFKEFPQLQEKLYYEQLENGLEVYMLPKAGFNKSFATFTTKYGSIDNQFVPIGQSEMKRVPDGIAHFLEHKLFEKKDYDVFETFSAHSASSNAFTSFTRTCYLFSCTSELKENLTTLIDFVQSPYFTEQTVEKEKGIIAQEIKMYDDNPDFRSYYEIIGNLFKEHPVKIDIAGTVESIQDITADLLYECYNTFYHPSNMLLFVIGDFDVQEMMTLVRDNQSKKDYQKEDTIPRQYPKELPQVVRKESTLEMEVGTAKVFVGVKDAINHGEGKDLLKKEVALDIIFDLMFGSSSAYYEEMLDKGYINDTFSYETNCEQSFGFSIIGGDTRYPDELAASLKETLLSIPNMTFDESEFNRIKNKKVGRFLSALNSVEFIANQFTQYAFNGVQLFSIVDVLDELTIEDLHQLAQNYFVDDHMSIFKLLPKQA
- the yfmF gene encoding EF-P 5-aminopentanol modification-associated protein YfmF, whose amino-acid sequence is MEVRQFDDLGYTLTVIKTDKFKTNLISISFQSEIDRETVTKRSLLPYVLRSATEKYPSKKEINTYLESLYGASLSTTVEKRGKMHNIKFYLSLANEKFLGDREPLLEEGVELLKEVILNPLFINGAFKEQVVEIEKRLLKEYIESIYDDKVSYSLQKLVETMCQNESFSINSTGYVEDLVNISAKSLVETYQQMLNENQVNITVVGDIDHEKVHDIFKKYFDFQHRSVNLQVIDKEDKVIEEVKVIKEEQDIAQGKLNIGYRTYTRIGDEDYLPLLVFNAMFGGYAHSKLFINVREKESLCYYCASRLDNYKGLMYVYSGIESQNYEKALKIIDKQLKDMMAGNFTDKEMDLAKKSLINSKLESMDQASGMMAHEALNRLLSKPLTVEEWVREVNSITADQIVSVAKKIKEDSIFFLTGKEVAE
- the ssb gene encoding single-stranded DNA-binding protein, producing the protein MLNNVVLVGRVVRQPELIQTQDGKRVSTITLAVTRSFKNAATGEYETDFINITLWEGIARNVVEYCGKGAIIGVKGRLVHKTYEIPNHKSIRVVEVVAEKVSFIQTKTTDQKDQLETERVKELAI